The Candidatus Wallbacteria bacterium genomic sequence GGAATTGATCGCCCCTGACTCCAGGAGGATCTGCCCTAGTTTTTTGTTTTTCCCGTCTCCATCCATTAAATTTATTTCTCCGGAGATCCGATAACTTTATTGTAAAACTCTAAGTTTTACCCTCTCTTTGGAGGTGCAGTCCGTAAGGCTGCACCTTTTTTTCTACTTTTTCCCGTCATCCTTATCATCTCTTGCTTTGTAAAATTCACAAACCGAAGCAGCTTCGACTATGGGTTTGAATCCACCCGCTTTTTCGCAGTTGCAATGACCGTATTGTTCATCAAGCCGCTCGTAATAAATGCATTTTCTGCACATATGGACATGATAATCATAAAGAGACACATGGTCAAGTTTGAATAAACCTGGTAATTCTAATAAACTCATACCCGTGGTAATGCTGAAAATCGGATTAATCCTGCTTCTGTTCATTGTGCTACTCGCGATGAGACTGCCGCTCTATATCACTTTGTTTGCCGCAGCATTCCTGACCGGTTTTCAGTACTTGATCATGCCCGAAGATTTCCTGAGAATCTTTGTCTCCACCTTGTCTGACCGTGATGTATGGGAACTTTTCATCGCTATTTACCTGATCCTGTTTCTGGCTAAACTGATTGAAGTTTACAAGGTTTTCCCCCCGGTCTTTAATTTCCTGCACCAGCGGCTGCGAGACAAGCGCCTGATCATTCCGATTTTCCCATCGATACTTGGACTGCTGCCCATGCTGGGCGGGGCGGTCTTTTCAGCTCCATTTGTAGAAGAAGCCGGCCGCAACCTCACCCTTGAACCCGAACATAAGACTTTTGCCAATTACTGGTTCCGCCATGTCTGGGAGTTTTTTTTCCCCCTCTATTCTGGTGTAGTGATGATGGTGAAAATACTGGGAGTCCCGCTCTGGATGATAGTCAAGAGTCAGTGGTATATGACTCCAATCGCCCTGGTTTACGGAGTGGGATACTTATTCCATTTCATCAAAAAGCAACCTCCGCCGGATTCCGACCTGGGCTCTGAGCAGGCAATCAGCGGGAAACAGGTTTTGACTGCATTTTTCCCCTTCATCGTGATAGTGATAGGAGTATTTCTGAAGTTGGATTTCGTGGTTTTGATAGCTCTGGCCACGATCCCTTACGCCATCTGGCTCACTGTGAAAATGAAGGGGTCTTTCTGGAGGGTTCTGTACGATTCATTGGAGATCAAAATGGCGGCATTGATTGTCACAGTTTTCTTTTTCAAGAAAACGATTGAACTTTCAGGAATGGCGATGGAATTCAAGGTGTATTCTCAGAACGCGGGATTCAGCGTCGAACTTCTGCTGATTCTGCTGCCATTTATGATCGGGCTGCTTACCGGTGTCTCGAATGCTTTTGTCGGCATCGGTTTTCCCCTGCTCCTGCCCCTTCTCCGTCAGAACGGCGACGTGGACTTTTCCAGAGTTCTGCTGGCATATGTGTCCGGATACGGAGGCGTGCTCTGTTCCCCGGTACATCTCTGCCTGATTCTCTCCAACGAATATTTCGGGTCCCGGCTTCATAAAGTTTACCCGCCTGTGATCCTTGGAGTTGCGATCCTGATCGGAGTTGCACTATGCAGGGTATTGTTTTAGACCTTCGCTTGTCGCAGGATCTGGCGAATCGAATTCTTGAGAGAGCTCTGCAGGAGCGAAATCTGGACGGGAAAATACTGCGGCTGCTTTTCAAGGAAAAAACGTTGATTCTAGTCCTTTATGCCAGGAAGGCTTTCAGCTGTTTTCCCAGGGAAAAAATCATAATCTCACTGCTGCTTCGGGAATTTTATCAGAAAGGAAGACGCTGTCACGCGGTTTTTACATGCAATTCCGCGCTGATCAATCTGCTCCTTTCCCTGACATCACCTCTCGCGCGGAAATGGCTGCCTGGATTTGACTGCAGGATCGTTCACCAGGAACTGGCGCTGTCCTTCGACCTGTCCGAAGGCATGGCGAACGTGGAAATCCTGGAAATCGGATTGGCTCCAGGTGAATTGAAACTGATCCTGTCGATAGATGCAGACGATGCCATGGTCGGGCGATTAGTATCCTGGTTGTGCAAGGGACATGGGAATTAAGAAGAGGAAGCAGTATAATAGTTGGTGATAGAGGAACAGGTGCGAATTTAATTTATGCCGTTAATCACCGTATATTTTTTAAACAAGGATCAGGAGTCATTTCATCTTTCCGCTGAGCGGCCCGAATTGCGGATGGGCAGGGGGAAAGACAATCTGATTGTTTTAGAAGATTATAAGGTTTCCCGTACCCATGCCAGAATTTATTATGAAGTCAACGGAGCTTATATTGAAGATCTCGGCAGCACGAACGGAGTCTTTGTCAATCGGAAGAGAGTGAAAAAAGCGAGGCTTATCCACAACGACGAGATCATGATCGGTGACACCATGATCGTTTTCCGGAGGGACACCGCAATTCCCGAATTGATCCAGGGAGTTTTTGACGAACGGGAAGGACAGAGTGGAAAGACCGAGAAGAAGGTCAGCGACAATCTGGAACAGATGGCGAAACAGCTGGAAAAGACGATTGCCATGGCAGAGCAGGGGAAGAGTGCAATCAACTATTGCGACCTGAAAAAAATTCATGACTCCCTGACTGGAACCTTGAATTCGTGCCGGGAAATGGAAAAATCCTATCAGATCATGCTGACTCTAAACAGGATCAACGAAGCTGTCAGTTCTGTCTATGATCTCCGGGAACTTCTGAATCTGATCATTGACATGGTGATCAAGATCATGAACGCGGAGCGGGGATTTCTGATGTTATACAGCGCAGAAACCAAGGAACTCGTCCCTGCGGTCGCCAGGAAAATGCACGATGTGCTGTCAAGCGAAGAGCGGCAGGGCGTCAGCAAGAGCATCGCCTCTCAGGTGGCCAAGAGCGGAAAATCCATCGTCACCACCGATGCTTTGCTGGATCCCAGGTTCAAGGAAGGAGCCAGCATCATCAACATGAACATCCGCTCAGTGATGTGCGTGCCTCTGAAAACCAGGCGCGAGATCGTGGGGGTGCTCTATGTCGACAACCGGCAGAAGTCCCATTGTTTTAACAGTAAAGACTTGAAACTTCTGGAAGGTTTCGCCGCTCAGGCGGCTACTGCCATAGAAAAAACCAAACTCTATGCGGACCTGGAAGAAAGTTATCTGGCTTCGGTTGAAGTTCTGGCCAATGTCCTGGATGCTTCTGATCCTTACACACATGGACATTCTGTGCGCGTGTCCCGCTACTCTGTGGAGATTGCGGAACAGATGGGTCTGAATGAGATGCTGATCAAGAATCTGCGCTACGGCTCACTTCTTCACGATATCGGCAAGGTGGGTATCCCGCCTGAAATCATCAACAAGACCGGACGCCTGTCGGATTCCGAGTTTGAGTTGATCAGAAAGCACCCGGTCAAGGGATTTGAAATCATCAAACCGATCAAATTCCTGGAGGAAAAACTTTCTGCCATCCGGTATCATCACGAAAGTTTCAACGGGAAGGGTTATCCGAGCGGACTGGCAGGGACTAAAATACCCATTGAAGCCAGGATCGTGGCTGTGGCTGATTCTTTCGACGCCATGACCTCCACCCGATCCTACCGTCAGGCCATGGAGTATGAAGCTGCCATGGCGGAAATCCGCAAAAATTCCGGTACTCAGTTCGACCCGCAGGTGGTGGAATCTTTTCTCAAAATTTCCAAAAAATGTTATGACGAGATCTTGAATTCAGATGTCAGCATCATCTCAATCGGAAATGAAAGGCACTGAGGAGATTTTCACGCAGCTGTTGACAATAAGCGATAATCTGATAAATTGTTAAAAACAGTAAGTTTGGGAGATAGACCATGCTTAAAAAAGGTTTCACTTTGATCGAACTGATGATCATTCTGGTAGTAATTGGTATCCTGGTGGCAGTTGGATTGCCTCGTTTCAATCAATTCATTGAAGAAGGCCGGGTTTCCGCCACCAAACAGGAAATGTCAGCGATCAAATCCGCGGCCAAGATGTATGAGATGCACATGCGTGTCATGCCGCAGTCCACTTACAACCTGATGGTGGCTCCGGCAGACAATTATTCCAACAGCAAAGCTCCCTGGATCGCAGGAGTCGAAGTCTGGAAAGGCCCTTACATGGATGGTGCAGTGGAAGACGTCTGTACCGATGCCTGGGGACACCCCTATATCGTATATTATGAAACTGCAGGTCCTTCAGGATTTGTGGTCTATTCATTCGGCCCGGACGGCCTGAAAGGCACAGCCACTCCCAATGACGACATCAAGGACTGGCTCAGATATGACGGCGGCGAAGCCAAAGCCGGTCCTGCTGGATATTTTACCTGGGATCAGGTACCCGGGAACTTCCAGAACCTCACGCCTATGCTTGGCGTCAGTCCCAACTGATGCGGATTTACGCTGTTCGTGAAACATGATGCTTTTACCCTGATCGAATTGTCGATAGCGATCGTGCTGATCGGTATCATAGCAGTCATCGGTTATCCAAACCTCAGCAGAATGTATTATGTGTTTCAGCTGGAAGGCTGTGTGGTGAATGTGGCCGGCGATATCAGGTTCATCATGAACGAATCTCTTTCTCATAAGGAAGTGGTCAGGCAGAACGGCACTGGGGAAGCTTACATCAATGTCTGCTACGGGCTTGAATTTACCAGCGACAAATCATACAAGCTGTATCGCTATGTTTACAACCCGGATACCAAAACCTGGGATGTGGAAAACGATCTTACGGAAGTGAAATTTTTCCCGGCAGGCGCGCAAATCGAAGGTTTCTCAGACCCGGTTTCTCCTCCTCCCCATAAAATCCTGTATAATAACCGGGGAGAACCGACTGGAGATGGAATCAACCTGCTCGGCAATAACCAGATAATTTTTCGTTCGACATACATCAATCAGACCAGAAAGATTACGATTGACCTCAGCACAGGAAAACCGAGGATTGAATGACCAGGCTTAGAGGCATCACATTGATCGAGATCGTCATTTCCCTGGCAGTGTCTTCGATCGTGCTGATGGCTGCCTACAGTTTTTTCAACGTATCAGTGCAGTCCTGGGATTTTTCCAGTTCCAGAATGGATGCGGCTCAGAGCAGCACCTATATCATTGACACACTGGAAAAGCTGCTGAAGGAAAACTATTTCAACTGCATGGAATGGTATGTCGGGACTGAGAAATACGACATTGAAACGATCAAAACTCAGCTTGCATTGCCCAGAAAGTGGAGATCAGCGTTTGCATTCAGGAACGGAATCGCTCTGCCGTTCGACGCAGAGGATCAGATCGATGAACATTCCAAATACTACGGACTGTACAATGACTTGATTTCTCATGAAGTCAGACTCTGGAACAGTCGTTTCGAAAACGGGAACCGGGTTGAAACCAATTCTCTTCTTGGGCAGAACGTCTCGGAAATGACCCTCACTTTTTTTGACAAGAATTTCACCACCAAGGAAGTTCCGAGTTTGAGCGTGACATGGTATACTAGCAGAGAGATATGCTGGGTTGGCATCAAAGTCAAATCAGTGGTCGGCAAGGAGTCCTCGGAAAGCAGCAGGATGATTTCTTTATGGAGGTAGGGTCTTGAAACTGAAACAGCTGATCATCAAGATGGTCAAACTGCTGATCCCGATAGCGCTGCTCGCGCTGGCGTTCGCCTTCAAAGGTCAGATCTATTCCTTTTATGGATATTTCGGGAAGCTGCTGCAGAATCCTCAGAACGCTCCTTTTTTTTCCTTTATCCTGCTGGCCCTGATCATCATGAACGGGTTGCAGTTTTATCTGCTTTTCTCCCTGCCGTTCGAACTGAACGCCGCTCGCGGAGCGATGAAAGTCAAGGGACAGGAGCTCGAGCGCCAGTTGGAGCGTTTAAACAACGAGTTCAGGGATAAAGCGGTAAAATTCACCTCTCTGATGGTGAAAGTTAAGGACATTGCCTCTGCAATCGACAAGGAAACCCTGTTCACCACCATTATCAGTGTGCTGGAAAAAGGCATTGAAGCCGAGGCTGTAGATATTTTTCTGGTCGACGCCAAGAAGCAGGAAGCCTTTCTTGTGCGCAGCAACCACTATCCTCAGGGAGCAGACGTGAAATTCAAGCTGTCCGACGAATCCCTGCTCGCCAAAGCCACCCGGGAAGGACTGTTTGTAATCAGGGATGAAGCCAGGAAAAATGCGCTGCTGGCCGGACTTTTGAACAAGGGTGAAATTCCGGCTGTGGTCTGCGTTCCCCTTTTCAAGGGCAAAGAGATCGCCGGCGTCATCAATGTAGGGAAACTGAGTGGAAACCGCGAGGATGTCAAGGAAGAAGAGAAGCTCCTGATCACTACAGTCGGGCGCGTTGCGGCACTTGCAATGGCCAACTCGAATATCTATGAACTGACAAAAGACGAGCTGGTTTCTCAGAAGAAAATTTCTCAGGACCAGATCGAGGAAAAAAAGAAGATCAAAGATGTTCTTTCGAGATATACATCCCCTGCTGTCATGGAACAGGTGCTGAACCATCCTGAAATGCTCAAGCTGGGCGGCGAGAAACGCATGGCTACTGTTTTTTTCTCCGATATCCGCAGTTTCACCACCTATTCCGAAAAATATCCTCCTGAACGGGTGGTGGCGATCCTTAACGAATATTTAACCGCAATGACCGATATCATCATGGACTACAACGGCACCCTGGACAAGTTCGTGGGCGACGAAATCATGGCCATCTGGGGAGTGCCTGTTCCCCAGAAAGAGCATGCCCACCTGGCAGTGAAAGCTTCCTGGGCCATGCTCCTGAAACTCAAGGAGCTTCAGAAGAGCTGGCAGAAGAGAGGCGTGGAACCATTCGACATCGGCATCGGCATCAATACAGGCGAGATGATCGCAGGGAACATGGGATCTGAAAAACGAATGGACTATACAGTGATCGGAGATCATGTGAACTCCGCCTCCAGGATTCAGACACTCACCAGACAATTCAACTGCCACATGCTGATCAGCGAGTACACTTACCAGCTCGTGAAGGAGATTGTGGACGCCAAGGCGCTGGGCTATTCGCAGGTCAAAGGCAAGACTCAGAAAATACTTGTTTACATGATAAACGGCGTAAAGCTGTAAATTGAATTCAATACATCGTTCTGTTGCTGCAAGAAGTTAGTAAGTTGGTAGGTTTGTATGTGGGAGATGTTTACGCAACATTGGTTGCTGACTAGTCGGGATTTTTTATGATCTGTTCCTTCTTATTTCTGGCCGCCGTTGCTTCCGAAGAACTGTCTCTTTTTACCAGGGAATCCAGGGACAGCATCAATTTCCAGCCCAATCTGAATTTCGAGGGCATGCTGCTGCGGATTTCCGTTTCCCTGGCTCTGATCATAGGGTTAATCCTGGTTTTCCATTTTTTCCTCTCGCGCAGATCTTATACGCAGGGAAGCGAAGCCTTCAGGGTGCTGGAGTGTTTCCCGCTCGGACCCAAGCGCATGCTCTATCTGGTGGAGGCATGCGAGCGTCTGCTGATTCTCGGGGTTACGGACGAGCAGATCTCGCTGATTACGGAAATCGATAAAGAGCAGCGCGATCTCTGGAAAATAAAATACGAAAAAAAGAGCGTGGATTTTGGAAAACTGATCAAGGGAAAGCTCTCCAAGCGTCAGGTCACAGTCAATGAACTGCAGAAACAGATTGAAAAACTGCGCAAGATCAATAAAATCAGCTGACCGCATTATTTGGTCTTCCGGTGTTAAGCTGTTTTTATTTTCCCGGAAATCATTTATAATCATTTATGATAACGGTTTCGAATTGATGCGGGCGGGACACAAAAAAAGGTGAATCGAATCAGAATGGTCTCGCTGCGGATTTGCTCAAAAGAAATAGAACGAAAATGGATTCAGCGCACGATTGAACTGATTTTATTATTCCTGCTCTTTTCAATCCCGCTTCAGGCGGCTCCCGGACCGATCACAATCCCAAACCTCAACATTCAGATCGGCCAATCCTCGAATCCCAAGGATTTCGGCATCAACCTGCAGCTTCTGCTGATCCTGACCGTGCTTTCCCTTGCTCCCACCATTCTGGTGATGGTGACATCCTTCACCAGGATCATTATCGTTTTTTCCTTCATGCGGCAGGCCATCGGCACTCCGTCGATGCCTTCCAATCAGATTCTGATCAATATGGCTCTGATCCTGACCTTCTATATCATGAATCCGACTTTCACCAAGATCTATCAGGAAGCCCTGAATCCGTATCTGGAAAACAAGATCACGCAGACTCAGGCTTTGGAAACAGCATTGTCTCCCTTGAAAAAATTCATGTTCAGGCAGACCAGGGAGAGCGACCTTGAACTCTTTTTAAAAACTGCCGGACAGGACAAACCCAAGAGCGAGTCCGATGTCCCGTTTCATGTGCTGATGTCCGCGTTTGTGCTTTCTGAAGTCAAGACATCCTTTCAGATGGGAGTAGTGATTTTTGTCCCCTTCCTCGTGATCGACATGGTTGTGGCCAGCACTCTGATGTCGATGGGAATGATCATGCTGCCGCCAGTGATGGTCTCGCTGCCTTTCAAAGTGCTGCTTTTCGTGATGGCAGACGGCTGGAGCCTGGTGATCAAATCGCTGGTGGAGAGCTTTGGCTGATGGATCAGACTGTTGTGATCTCACTTGCCCGTGATGCTTTGAAGATATCGATTGCCGCTGCCGGACCGATACTGATTCTGGGAGTGCTGGTAGGTCTGGTGGTGTCGATTCTCCAGACTGCCACATCCATCCAGGAACAGACCCTGACATTTGTGCCTAAAATACTGGCGATTCTTTTCGCGATGGTTTACTTCGGTCCCAAAATCCTGTCAGACCTGGTGGAATTTACAGTCAAGCTGCTTGGAAATCTTCGGTATTTTGTCGGATGAGCATGGAAAATGCCGTTTTCAATCAGCTTTTTCTGTTTTTACTGATCAATGTCCGGATGGGTACATTCATCCAGCTGCTGCCGGTATTCGGCGGACAGACGATCCCCATCCGTTACAAAGCCGGAATGACCGCGATCTTCAGTCTGGTCGTACTCCCTTTTGTTGCCCTGCGGGCCATCCCGGGAAACATTGTCGGTTTCGTCCTTCTGCTTTGCAGTGAAATCCTGCTGGGTATGATGCTGGGAATACTCTGCGCAGTGATTTTTGAGGTTTTTCACGCTGCCGGCAGTTATCTTGGCCTGGAACTCGGTTTCAGCCTGGTGGACGTGATCGACCCATACAATGCAAACGGTTTCACCGGCATGGACTCCTTCCTGTATTTATTTTCTGTGCTGATCTTTTTTGCGATCAACGGACACCTGATGCTTGTGGATGCGATTATCCAGAGTTTCAGAACCATTCCCATCGGAGGTTTATCGATATCTCCTGATTTCGGCAGGATATTGATCGAAAATTTCGCCTGGATGTTCTATTTTTCTTTTCTGATAGTTCTCCCGATCGTGGCTTCCATCCTGATCGTACACATTGCTCTGGGTGTTGTGGCCAAAACCGCACCGAGGGTGCAGGTGTTCCTGATCTCCTTTCCCCTGAAGATCGGTGTTGGACTGGGACTGCTGATCCTGATTTTTCCTGGTGTGGCGATCCTCATCTCAAAGGTATATCTGAGGCTTTATCAGGAACTTAACACTGCCCTGAGGCTTTTATCATGAACAATATTGTTGAAAAGCGGCCGTCTGCTGCGTTGTATAGAGCCTCTTCAAATTTATTTGTAGAGGCTCTTATGCCTCGCATCCGACCACTTTTGAACAATATTCCAGTGTTTGAAAAGCGGCCATTTTCTCCCAGCTTTGACTTGCAGTATTTCGCAGATGATTCTCCGACAGGACTCCGTACTGAAAAGCCTACTGAGCGGCGCATTCGGAAAGCCCGTGAACACGGACAGGTGGCTAAGAGCATCGATTTAAACAGTGTAGTAGTACTGTTTGCCGGATTCGCGGCTTTGTATTTTTTCGGCCACCAGATGCGGAAAGAGATGCAGGGTTTTCTCACATACTGCCTGGGCGAACTGGCTTCCCCATTGTCAGGAGGCAAGATCCTGCAGATCGTTACTTACATGATGTTTGTCTTCGGGTATACCCTTGCCCCGATCCTAACAGTTGTCATGATTTCAGCGGTCG encodes the following:
- a CDS encoding DUF401 family protein, whose protein sequence is MLKIGLILLLFIVLLAMRLPLYITLFAAAFLTGFQYLIMPEDFLRIFVSTLSDRDVWELFIAIYLILFLAKLIEVYKVFPPVFNFLHQRLRDKRLIIPIFPSILGLLPMLGGAVFSAPFVEEAGRNLTLEPEHKTFANYWFRHVWEFFFPLYSGVVMMVKILGVPLWMIVKSQWYMTPIALVYGVGYLFHFIKKQPPPDSDLGSEQAISGKQVLTAFFPFIVIVIGVFLKLDFVVLIALATIPYAIWLTVKMKGSFWRVLYDSLEIKMAALIVTVFFFKKTIELSGMAMEFKVYSQNAGFSVELLLILLPFMIGLLTGVSNAFVGIGFPLLLPLLRQNGDVDFSRVLLAYVSGYGGVLCSPVHLCLILSNEYFGSRLHKVYPPVILGVAILIGVALCRVLF
- a CDS encoding HD domain-containing protein, which encodes MPLITVYFLNKDQESFHLSAERPELRMGRGKDNLIVLEDYKVSRTHARIYYEVNGAYIEDLGSTNGVFVNRKRVKKARLIHNDEIMIGDTMIVFRRDTAIPELIQGVFDEREGQSGKTEKKVSDNLEQMAKQLEKTIAMAEQGKSAINYCDLKKIHDSLTGTLNSCREMEKSYQIMLTLNRINEAVSSVYDLRELLNLIIDMVIKIMNAERGFLMLYSAETKELVPAVARKMHDVLSSEERQGVSKSIASQVAKSGKSIVTTDALLDPRFKEGASIINMNIRSVMCVPLKTRREIVGVLYVDNRQKSHCFNSKDLKLLEGFAAQAATAIEKTKLYADLEESYLASVEVLANVLDASDPYTHGHSVRVSRYSVEIAEQMGLNEMLIKNLRYGSLLHDIGKVGIPPEIINKTGRLSDSEFELIRKHPVKGFEIIKPIKFLEEKLSAIRYHHESFNGKGYPSGLAGTKIPIEARIVAVADSFDAMTSTRSYRQAMEYEAAMAEIRKNSGTQFDPQVVESFLKISKKCYDEILNSDVSIISIGNERH
- a CDS encoding type II secretion system protein GspG, encoding MLKKGFTLIELMIILVVIGILVAVGLPRFNQFIEEGRVSATKQEMSAIKSAAKMYEMHMRVMPQSTYNLMVAPADNYSNSKAPWIAGVEVWKGPYMDGAVEDVCTDAWGHPYIVYYETAGPSGFVVYSFGPDGLKGTATPNDDIKDWLRYDGGEAKAGPAGYFTWDQVPGNFQNLTPMLGVSPN
- a CDS encoding prepilin-type N-terminal cleavage/methylation domain-containing protein, which gives rise to MKHDAFTLIELSIAIVLIGIIAVIGYPNLSRMYYVFQLEGCVVNVAGDIRFIMNESLSHKEVVRQNGTGEAYINVCYGLEFTSDKSYKLYRYVYNPDTKTWDVENDLTEVKFFPAGAQIEGFSDPVSPPPHKILYNNRGEPTGDGINLLGNNQIIFRSTYINQTRKITIDLSTGKPRIE
- a CDS encoding prepilin-type N-terminal cleavage/methylation domain-containing protein, whose product is MTRLRGITLIEIVISLAVSSIVLMAAYSFFNVSVQSWDFSSSRMDAAQSSTYIIDTLEKLLKENYFNCMEWYVGTEKYDIETIKTQLALPRKWRSAFAFRNGIALPFDAEDQIDEHSKYYGLYNDLISHEVRLWNSRFENGNRVETNSLLGQNVSEMTLTFFDKNFTTKEVPSLSVTWYTSREICWVGIKVKSVVGKESSESSRMISLWR
- a CDS encoding adenylate/guanylate cyclase domain-containing protein yields the protein MKLKQLIIKMVKLLIPIALLALAFAFKGQIYSFYGYFGKLLQNPQNAPFFSFILLALIIMNGLQFYLLFSLPFELNAARGAMKVKGQELERQLERLNNEFRDKAVKFTSLMVKVKDIASAIDKETLFTTIISVLEKGIEAEAVDIFLVDAKKQEAFLVRSNHYPQGADVKFKLSDESLLAKATREGLFVIRDEARKNALLAGLLNKGEIPAVVCVPLFKGKEIAGVINVGKLSGNREDVKEEEKLLITTVGRVAALAMANSNIYELTKDELVSQKKISQDQIEEKKKIKDVLSRYTSPAVMEQVLNHPEMLKLGGEKRMATVFFSDIRSFTTYSEKYPPERVVAILNEYLTAMTDIIMDYNGTLDKFVGDEIMAIWGVPVPQKEHAHLAVKASWAMLLKLKELQKSWQKRGVEPFDIGIGINTGEMIAGNMGSEKRMDYTVIGDHVNSASRIQTLTRQFNCHMLISEYTYQLVKEIVDAKALGYSQVKGKTQKILVYMINGVKL
- a CDS encoding flagellar biosynthetic protein FliO; its protein translation is MICSFLFLAAVASEELSLFTRESRDSINFQPNLNFEGMLLRISVSLALIIGLILVFHFFLSRRSYTQGSEAFRVLECFPLGPKRMLYLVEACERLLILGVTDEQISLITEIDKEQRDLWKIKYEKKSVDFGKLIKGKLSKRQVTVNELQKQIEKLRKINKIS
- the fliP gene encoding flagellar type III secretion system pore protein FliP (The bacterial flagellar biogenesis protein FliP forms a type III secretion system (T3SS)-type pore required for flagellar assembly.); translated protein: MNRIRMVSLRICSKEIERKWIQRTIELILLFLLFSIPLQAAPGPITIPNLNIQIGQSSNPKDFGINLQLLLILTVLSLAPTILVMVTSFTRIIIVFSFMRQAIGTPSMPSNQILINMALILTFYIMNPTFTKIYQEALNPYLENKITQTQALETALSPLKKFMFRQTRESDLELFLKTAGQDKPKSESDVPFHVLMSAFVLSEVKTSFQMGVVIFVPFLVIDMVVASTLMSMGMIMLPPVMVSLPFKVLLFVMADGWSLVIKSLVESFG
- the fliQ gene encoding flagellar biosynthesis protein FliQ, with product MDQTVVISLARDALKISIAAAGPILILGVLVGLVVSILQTATSIQEQTLTFVPKILAILFAMVYFGPKILSDLVEFTVKLLGNLRYFVG
- the fliR gene encoding flagellar biosynthetic protein FliR; this encodes MENAVFNQLFLFLLINVRMGTFIQLLPVFGGQTIPIRYKAGMTAIFSLVVLPFVALRAIPGNIVGFVLLLCSEILLGMMLGILCAVIFEVFHAAGSYLGLELGFSLVDVIDPYNANGFTGMDSFLYLFSVLIFFAINGHLMLVDAIIQSFRTIPIGGLSISPDFGRILIENFAWMFYFSFLIVLPIVASILIVHIALGVVAKTAPRVQVFLISFPLKIGVGLGLLILIFPGVAILISKVYLRLYQELNTALRLLS